The Pyrus communis chromosome 14, drPyrComm1.1, whole genome shotgun sequence sequence CCCTAATTTGCTTCCCTATATTTAGGAGGGTAGGTAAGACAGGTATAGGATTTCTAATCCTATCAAATGTGACAAAATAATAAGGGTTAATTTCAGTTTATTACTTTTAAGTTTCGTAACtttcaacatttgatacatgaagtttttttcatcccagattCATATCTCAAGTCTTAATTTTGaaacagtctcatacatctgttaagctGATTGTTAATTTGCCACTAACTGGTGATGTGGTGCCCATATAGATAATGACTGAAGGTCACGTGTCATTAAAAGTCCACATAGAAATtcaaaagggaagtgttattgacattccaaaaatctcattttacactcctcacaagtgtattttgctttctaaatatagaaagtttagagtgtaaaatgagaattttggagtacaaataacaattcccattcaaaaacaaataataattaattaacaaaaaaaaaaacacatttttcttctcttcttgaCCCTTTTCCACTCCCCCTCACATCCACcctttcttcttgttctttggATTCCCTCTCCTGCATTTTCACAAGCACTTCCTCTAACCCAATAAATTTGTTTACTCCATTGCAATTGCTTTCCTCCATCAGCAATTGCTTTCCTTCCTCTAATCCAGCTTTCGTCGGCAAAATCTGACCGTCTAATCACCGTCATAGTCGGCGAGCTCAAAAGAGTACCAACATTTCACGCATGAAATCGGGTTTCTCCCAGATTTTTGGCTCGACCCAGTTGCTTTGAGCTCCGAATCTTCGTAGCAATGGTTGCAGAGCCTTGGATTTTGAAGATAGGTAACCAGGTGAACTCCAATCTCAAGcatgctcttcttcttctttaaccTTCTAAGAAATCATCAGTTTCCAAATCCTAACCCGCCGCCAAAACCCAGCAGATCATCAACATTCTCTACTTCGAGGTCTCCAGTGTCATGTCCAAGACCGTCCACCTCCACGAGTATCTCACCGACTCCGAGATCTAAAGTTTAAAAACGAGATCTTGAAGTTTAGGAAGAAGATTGCAAGAAATGGAGCGGTAGTTCAACCTTTTCTATCCTCTCAAGATCTCACTTGGAATTGTGGGTTAGGGATTTGGGGTTTTGACTTCTGGTGGACTTGACGGTGGTGGGGGAAATCAAGTTGTTGGGTGTGATCTTTATGTTTGTGAAAATGCAAGTGAGGGAATTCAAAGaacaagggaaaagaaaaatgtatttaattttttgggtACAAAGGTGGAGGCCAAAGAAATCCCGCTCATCTCTTCACTCCACGGCCAAATCCCACTCATTGGGTTTTCATCTCTTGTTCTTTCATCGCAGCAACCCGCCAAAACCACCAAAGTTGCACCTCCGTTGCACCTAGATCCGCAAAAGAAATAATtgcagaagagagagaaagggacagGGAGAGAGGAGGCAATTATCCCcacctttttctattttttttttttttttaagtttttaaattttgaattttgaaattttggttttttttttgaatttttaatttccacatggaccccttaatgacacgtgatgcccagtcattgtccataTGGGtaccacgtcatcagttaacgagAGGCTTCAGCCAGACTAACGAATGTATGACACTGtaccaaaattaacactttaggtatgactctggaacGAAAAAAAAcctcatgtactaaatgttgaaaaccacgaaacttgaagatagtaaattgagatttacccaaataataatattagtatTGATTCTTGAAGGGACAAAACTTTCCTTATTCAAGGAATAAAGGAAAGTCTCTATCCACCATTATAACGAGATATCATTTTACAGTACGAACGTCATAGTTAAGCAAAATTGTTCACATTCTTTAATCATCATCGTCGCTAGAAAAATCTATTCGATTTGGAGGCCgtttcaaagaaattaacagtTCATCTTGAAGAAGATATTTGTTAcatatttgtcaatttttttttttatacatatagATGACTATACGGGCTCCAAATCAAAAGAGTTTTCTAGAATTGATCTTTAGacgatgataaagagaatgaacgGTTTCATTGGCATTTGTACAGTGAAAGGGGAGGAGGACTTTTCCCCTTACTAGAATGaggaaactatatatatatatatatatatatatccttctTGAAGCACCTTATAATAAAGTGTAAACGTAGAAAGGTTACACAACATGCCTTCCTTAGAAGTTACCTGGATTTGAAGTGTTGAGAGTTTGCTTTTTAGGTTCTGCAGGGTTCTCTGGATCTGCTGATTTTGTTTCTCCTTTCTGTACTTGAGGGACACTCCCTGTACCTGCTGATTGTGTTTCTTTTCTCTGATTGGCATGGTTTTGAATAACTGCAAAATGAATACTTACTTTTTAGTGGTGAGCATAAGAGAATTACATCGAACTATGAAGATAAAATATTCAAGTCTAAATTATAATCACTTGGCTATGATTATAATTCTATGGTGGCATGAAGTTTGCAGGAGAAATACTCAAACAATTGAGGCATTTTGAGATATTTGATTTTGAATTCCCCTACCGCTGAGAATTGGTGTCCCGAACAACCTAATGAAGTTGATGCATGTATGGTAGTTTTCTGGATATTTGGGATTCTTTTCCTCTTTGAAGGTCTTAATTATTCCCTCATTATCTGGATCCCATCGCTCCGCCTTGAGTTCATCAACATAAATACCTTCCAAATTACCAAATATATACAAAGAAGAATGAGTAGGGTGATACATGTAATTATATTTCAATCTTACCAATAATAGTTCTGTATTAGTACTCACAGTagtaaataatattttggaATCGGCTGAGGTGGCTACCGCTTTTGAAGGCAGAAGGCTTGGTAGCCAGAAGATGGAGAGGGGAAAAGCCTTCCGCATTGACATAATTAACAAGATCTTCATACAAGTGAATTATCTGAAATGCCAAATCTGTCAACCAACAAGGTACACATTGTTATTTATTTACATATCATAAGGGAATATATAGCTGAGATATGGAAGTGATCAAGTTAAGGGATCATTACCAAAGTAGTCCCCGGCAATTGCACAATGCAAGATGGTATCACCATCATTTCTCCTACAATAATTGTAGTTCGGGAGACCATTGGGGCTACAGATGTAGTGCATGCGTAAGAAGGCATTTTTTTTACCATAGGCAGCAGCCAAGAATAGAGGAGTCTCATTGTCTACATTCAGAGCACCGACCAATGATGGATGATCTTTGGCAATGCACAAACACATTGTCTCGTTTCCCATCCATGCTGCGACGTGGAGCGGGGTATTCCCTCGctcgtttttaattttaagctcCTCTTCAGTAATCAGTTTTACTAGCTTTTCAACATGTTCTTCTTGGCCATCGGATACTGCTATGTGTAGTGCTGTGTCACCTGATTTGGTGATTCTTGCCCCACGAGCCTTCTCGTTGAGCTCATAGGTTCTAATAACTTCTTCCCACTTGCTTTGCATGGCAATTCGGAACAAGTATTTCTTAATCTTCTCTGGGTCCATACTCTTGATCTCGCCATCATCTGCGATAGAACCTGCCTCTTTGTTTGAGTTCACGGTAGAAGCCATTTTTTCTCTTCCTGATATGAGTAGCAGTTAACATTGACGTCTGTCTACATATTTATTCTGGCAAATAAACCATGTTTAACTTGTAAAGTACTGTAGTTTCCAAAAAGAAGATACTTCTTCTGTGACCACAACTCTCTACTCTACCCTTTACACTTgccaaattacaaagaaaattctCTTCAccctttttctttaatttgttactTACCTCCCCTTTACACTTGTTACTCTATACCAACATCAAAAAAGTTCACAACAGCTATTCCAAACTTCCCTTTTCGTTTTTCGGTTTCCAGCTGTGGACGTACAACATAAGAAAGTCATTCTTATCACCTAGCAAAAGATGACCCAATGATCTTGATTTTGGAAATGACTTTTATCACCTAGCACTGCAAGTATTAGATGCTTCCTGAATTTACTTGGTGTACAATTTTCCAACAAGAGACGAAACTGTCGGTGCTTCctcttcatttctttttctcttttcctttaaCAATGTCTTAAACTTGACTAAATATCAATGTTGTAAAAGGCGAAAGCATAGGCGATGTGTTTCATGGATAGCCTTGCCTAGACGAAAGTTTTGAGACGTGAgaccctaaatttttttatatatgtaatattACGCCGATATACTCACACACTCTTTtaataatgaaaacaaaattatgcTACCTTTAAATGTGTTGGTCACGTGCTTTGTTGGATCTATAAACGATGTTAAGAACTTAAAAAGTATGGATgcgttttgagtttttttgggTCTATAAAATATATCAaacaaaaagtattaaaaaTTCTTTCTGCTTATCTTTTagtttttcaatatatatatatattagagtaaaaaacaaaaaaactatctCAATTATGAATtgaaccacaatctcatacctcatattttaaacattgcaatgtaaTACCTCAACTcatgaatttgttgcaatgtcatgcCTCTATTAaattttgtgacatcccacatcgcccaggggagtgatccttatatatatattatcatctctacctaacacgaggttTTTTgaaagctcactggcttcgggttccatcagaactccgaagttaagcgagtagcgcacgagagcattcccatgatgggtgacccactgggaagttctcgtgtgagttcccaaaaacaaaaccgtgagggtgtggttggggcccaaaggggacaatatcatgctatggtggagtcgggcccggg is a genomic window containing:
- the LOC137716595 gene encoding uncharacterized protein — translated: MDPEKIKKYLFRIAMQSKWEEVIRTYELNEKARGARITKSGDTALHIAVSDGQEEHVEKLVKLITEEELKIKNERGNTPLHVAAWMGNETMCLCIAKDHPSLVGALNVDNETPLFLAAAYGKKNAFLRMHYICSPNGLPNYNYCRRNDGDTILHCAIAGDYFDLAFQIIHLYEDLVNYVNAEGFSPLHLLATKPSAFKSGSHLSRFQNIIYYCEY